A single region of the Acinetobacter sp. WCHA45 genome encodes:
- the mtgA gene encoding monofunctional biosynthetic peptidoglycan transglycosylase: protein MKAFLARAVMLIIGIILLIQLWIFSSLVWWRTQPVETTMFMRWDYLTDFKPIQQDWRDYDDISDNFKHAILAAEDAKFFHHHGFDWAGIQFALERNNEKGEVVAGGSTISQQLAKNLFLYNQRSFIRKGQEAVATWMMERMWSKRRILEVYMNSVEFGQNIYGVEAAAQFYYGKSSKSLTREQAAFLAALLPNPKYYQDHRNDHKLQFRKRVILRYMNSTQIPQ from the coding sequence ATGAAAGCCTTTTTAGCACGTGCAGTGATGTTGATTATCGGTATCATTCTTCTCATTCAGCTTTGGATTTTTAGTAGCTTGGTATGGTGGAGAACGCAGCCCGTTGAAACAACGATGTTTATGCGTTGGGATTACCTGACTGACTTTAAGCCAATTCAACAAGACTGGCGTGATTATGATGATATTAGTGATAACTTTAAGCATGCAATTCTAGCTGCTGAAGATGCTAAATTTTTTCATCATCATGGTTTCGATTGGGCTGGGATTCAGTTTGCATTAGAGCGTAATAATGAAAAAGGGGAAGTCGTTGCAGGCGGTTCCACGATTTCTCAACAGCTAGCAAAAAACTTATTCCTTTATAATCAGCGTTCATTTATTCGTAAGGGGCAGGAAGCTGTTGCTACATGGATGATGGAACGTATGTGGTCAAAACGTCGAATTTTAGAGGTTTATATGAATTCGGTCGAGTTTGGTCAAAACATCTATGGTGTTGAAGCTGCCGCACAATTTTATTATGGTAAGAGCTCGAAAAGTTTAACGCGTGAGCAAGCTGCTTTTTTAGCTGCTTTACTACCAAATCCTAAGTATTATCAAGATCATCGCAATGATCATAAGTTACAGTTTCGTAAGCGTGTGATTTTAAGGTATATGAATAGTACACAAATTCCACAATAA
- the ppk1 gene encoding polyphosphate kinase 1, whose translation MNTAVTTTTPTEYTYNDRYINRELSILDFHLRVLEQAVDPLHPLLERMNFLLIFSRNLDEFFEIRVAGMMEQLTLGNESRTPDGLTPKQVLDQISKTAHAAIERQYRILNEQILPKLREEDICFLRRGELTPAQSAWIKKYFQEQVAPVLTPISLDPAHPFPRLVNKSLNFIVTLEGKDAFGRQIDLAVVPAPRSLPRVVRLPDELTDGKEHHVMLSAIIHEHVSDLFPGMTATGCYQFRVTRNADLALNEDVEDLAKALKGELSSRRFGRAVRLEVTHNCPKHIYEYLLDEFDLEEEQLYRVDGPVNLARLLSNFKRPHLRYDSHTPVVPKVFKKTESIFAAMQKQDILLHHPFESFAPVIQLLREAARDPQVLAIKQTLYRSGADSEIVQVLAEAARNGKEVTAVIELRARFDEESNIEVANVLQEAGAVVVYGIVGYKTHAKMILVVRRENNKLVRYVHLGTGNYHATNARIYTDYGLMTTDKDLCEDVHRIFQELTGMGKMAKPKKLLHAPFTLHAQLINYIDEEIANAKEGKSAQIIVKVNALTEVQLINKLYEASQAGVQIDLIIRSICCLRPGLPNLSENIRVRSIVGRFLEHTRVYYFSNNGNPRIYCSSADWMDRNLFNRVEACFPIEDPALKKRIYQLGLMNYLKDNQQAWLLQGNGVWDRAKPAQGEEPHNAQHKLLDAIK comes from the coding sequence ATGAATACTGCAGTGACGACAACAACGCCAACAGAATATACTTATAATGATCGATATATAAATCGTGAACTTTCTATTCTCGATTTTCATTTACGCGTACTTGAGCAAGCAGTTGATCCTCTCCACCCATTATTAGAAAGAATGAATTTCCTGCTTATTTTTTCAAGAAATTTAGATGAATTTTTTGAAATTCGTGTTGCAGGAATGATGGAGCAATTAACGTTAGGCAATGAAAGTCGTACACCAGATGGTTTGACCCCTAAGCAAGTGCTCGATCAAATTTCTAAAACAGCACATGCTGCGATTGAACGACAATATCGTATTTTAAATGAACAAATTTTACCTAAGTTGCGTGAAGAAGACATTTGTTTCCTACGCCGTGGTGAGTTGACACCTGCACAGTCAGCATGGATTAAAAAGTATTTTCAAGAGCAAGTCGCTCCTGTGTTAACGCCAATTAGTCTTGATCCAGCACATCCATTTCCACGTTTAGTCAATAAAAGTTTGAACTTTATTGTCACGCTGGAAGGTAAAGATGCTTTTGGTCGTCAGATTGATCTTGCTGTAGTGCCCGCGCCTCGCTCTTTACCTCGTGTGGTTCGTTTACCCGATGAGCTTACGGATGGTAAAGAACATCATGTCATGTTATCTGCGATTATCCATGAACATGTTTCAGATCTATTCCCAGGTATGACGGCAACAGGTTGTTATCAATTCCGTGTGACGCGTAATGCAGATTTAGCCTTAAATGAAGATGTTGAAGATTTAGCAAAAGCTTTAAAAGGTGAGTTAAGTTCACGTCGTTTTGGACGTGCCGTTCGTTTAGAAGTTACGCATAATTGTCCAAAGCATATTTATGAATATTTATTGGATGAATTTGATTTAGAAGAAGAACAGCTTTATCGCGTAGACGGTCCTGTAAATTTGGCTCGATTACTTTCTAATTTTAAACGTCCACATTTACGCTATGACTCGCATACGCCAGTGGTTCCAAAAGTATTCAAGAAGACTGAAAGTATTTTTGCCGCGATGCAAAAGCAAGACATTTTATTGCATCATCCATTTGAATCATTTGCGCCTGTAATTCAATTATTGCGTGAAGCAGCACGTGATCCGCAAGTTTTGGCAATTAAACAAACACTTTATCGTAGTGGTGCAGACTCAGAAATTGTTCAAGTTCTTGCCGAAGCGGCGCGCAATGGTAAAGAAGTCACTGCTGTGATTGAGTTACGTGCTCGTTTTGATGAAGAATCAAATATTGAAGTTGCAAATGTATTGCAAGAAGCGGGTGCCGTAGTTGTTTATGGGATCGTTGGTTATAAAACACATGCCAAAATGATTTTAGTGGTACGCCGTGAGAATAATAAATTAGTACGTTATGTACATTTGGGTACAGGGAACTACCATGCCACGAATGCACGTATTTACACCGATTATGGTCTAATGACTACAGATAAAGATTTGTGTGAAGATGTACATCGGATTTTCCAAGAGCTTACGGGCATGGGGAAAATGGCAAAGCCGAAAAAGTTATTGCATGCACCATTTACATTACATGCTCAACTAATCAACTATATTGATGAAGAAATTGCGAATGCCAAAGAGGGTAAATCGGCGCAGATTATTGTAAAAGTGAATGCGTTAACCGAAGTCCAACTGATCAATAAGTTATATGAAGCATCGCAAGCAGGCGTACAAATTGATTTAATTATTCGTTCAATTTGTTGCTTACGTCCGGGTCTCCCGAACTTGTCAGAGAATATTCGTGTTCGCTCAATTGTGGGAAGATTCTTAGAACATACACGAGTTTATTATTTTAGTAATAATGGTAATCCTCGTATTTATTGTTCAAGTGCAGATTGGATGGATCGTAATTTATTTAATCGCGTAGAAGCATGTTTCCCGATTGAAGATCCTGCATTGAAAAAGCGTATTTATCAATTAGGTTTAATGAATTATTTAAAAGACAATCAGCAAGCTTGGTTATTACAAGGTAATGGTGTCTGGGATCGCGCTAAACCCGCTCAGGGTGAGGAACCGCACAACGCGCAACACAAATTACTTGATGCGATTAAATAA
- a CDS encoding NAD(P)H-dependent flavin oxidoreductase, which translates to MSILELLEIKHPIFLSPMAGVSTPELAAEVSNQGALGSLGLGANSAETAKQQIIKTQELTDHPFQVNFFCHQSEQLDPEVAQQWINYIRPEFEKFGAEPPTELDCIYPSFLDNDDFLNVVLETRPKAVSFHFGIPHPHQIEALKQAGIISMVSATNLTEAQAIEAAGIDIIIAQGIEAGGHRGIFNQTFDAAIKTSDLVQLISTHCKLPVVAAGGIMNGDQAKSMLKLGAAAVQLGTAFVQCKSSNANAAYRKALFSQSITQISSSLSGRPARGLVGTWHTLIDSPNRPQTPAYPYTYDLAKQLMSIANTHRDFSYSAFWAGSNVTQIRELEAADLVNQLVLEIKTN; encoded by the coding sequence ATGTCAATTTTAGAATTACTAGAAATAAAGCATCCGATTTTTCTTTCCCCAATGGCTGGTGTGTCAACACCAGAGCTTGCTGCTGAAGTTTCTAATCAAGGTGCTTTAGGTTCTTTGGGACTTGGGGCAAATTCAGCAGAGACAGCAAAACAACAAATTATTAAAACTCAAGAACTGACTGACCACCCTTTTCAAGTTAATTTTTTCTGCCATCAATCAGAACAACTCGATCCAGAAGTTGCTCAACAGTGGATTAATTATATTCGTCCTGAATTTGAAAAATTCGGAGCAGAACCTCCGACTGAATTGGATTGTATCTACCCAAGCTTTTTAGATAATGATGATTTCCTGAACGTTGTACTTGAAACTCGCCCCAAAGCTGTGAGTTTTCATTTTGGAATTCCACACCCTCATCAAATTGAAGCCTTAAAACAAGCTGGAATTATCAGCATGGTTTCTGCAACCAATCTCACTGAGGCTCAGGCAATCGAAGCGGCGGGTATTGATATTATTATTGCTCAAGGCATTGAAGCTGGAGGACACCGAGGTATTTTTAATCAAACTTTTGATGCAGCCATTAAAACCAGTGATCTTGTGCAACTGATCTCAACACATTGTAAATTACCTGTCGTAGCTGCTGGCGGTATTATGAATGGTGATCAAGCAAAATCGATGTTGAAATTAGGTGCTGCTGCTGTTCAATTGGGTACGGCATTTGTGCAATGTAAAAGTTCCAATGCGAATGCAGCCTATCGAAAAGCTTTATTCAGTCAATCTATTACACAAATCAGTTCAAGCTTATCAGGTCGTCCAGCACGTGGTTTAGTGGGGACTTGGCACACACTGATTGACTCACCAAATCGACCTCAAACGCCAGCATATCCTTATACTTATGATCTAGCTAAACAACTCATGAGTATTGCAAATACCCACCGAGATTTTAGTTATAGTGCATTTTGGGCAGGGAGCAATGTGACACAAATTAGAGAGTTGGAAGCTGCCGATTTAGTCAATCAGTTGGTCTTAGAAATTAAAACCAACTAA
- a CDS encoding VIT1/CCC1 transporter family protein — MSLSYHQELHVIQPSGWLRAAVLGANDGIISVTSLIMGMAASGASSQTLLVTCIAGLISGATSMAAGEYISVKSQEDIEKSDLKFEATELENNPHAELKELTEIYISRGLKPELAHEVATQLTEHDALGAHARDEIGIHENTAANPIQAALSSAASFSCGAVLPMLAILLSPSSWVARSVLITGIVSLALLGALSSYFARTSMLKGSLRITLWGILAMAFSSWVGSLFHVTGI; from the coding sequence ATGTCTTTGTCATACCATCAAGAACTTCATGTCATACAACCCTCAGGATGGCTGCGTGCTGCCGTGCTTGGCGCAAATGATGGCATTATTTCTGTCACAAGTTTAATTATGGGGATGGCAGCCAGTGGTGCGAGTTCGCAAACACTCTTGGTCACCTGTATTGCTGGACTGATCTCAGGTGCAACCTCGATGGCGGCTGGAGAGTATATTTCGGTAAAATCTCAAGAAGATATTGAAAAATCAGACTTAAAATTTGAAGCAACTGAACTTGAAAACAATCCGCATGCAGAATTGAAAGAACTGACTGAAATTTATATTTCGAGAGGTCTAAAACCTGAATTGGCACATGAAGTTGCCACACAACTCACAGAACATGATGCACTTGGGGCACATGCCCGTGATGAAATTGGCATACATGAAAATACTGCTGCGAATCCGATTCAAGCAGCGCTCTCTTCTGCTGCTTCCTTTTCATGTGGTGCTGTACTTCCTATGCTTGCCATTTTACTCAGCCCAAGTTCATGGGTCGCTCGCTCAGTTTTAATTACAGGTATCGTCTCACTCGCATTATTGGGAGCGTTATCCAGTTATTTTGCTCGAACATCAATGCTAAAAGGTAGTCTACGTATTACCTTATGGGGCATTTTAGCCATGGCATTTTCGAGTTGGGTCGGCTCATTGTTCCATGTGACTGGCATTTAA
- a CDS encoding cryptochrome/photolyase family protein codes for MSHVYQLIWFRQDLRIHDHAALWRATQTGACIAIVLLSPEQWQRHDDAPIKIEFYLRQLQELKKQLDSLNIPLIVQTIPLWNDIPQFFIRLLKHISFQTIYANIEVGVHELQRDANVQKLLNQHQKELVLLHDRTLFPFASIRNQSNLPYQVFGAFKKACYQRLQHALPQCYPMPNIQQPIELDLSALAQTDIHQLQVEYAEKIKPPMTALWNVGESHAHNLLDHFIDQNLTDYKISRDLPSISGTSQLSTYLNIGILSIRQCIQALFRQQHGDFVIQSEGQQTWLDELLWREFYQHILFDFPQVSKHLPFKAATQNINWRDDSDGFEKWKRGQTGIPIVDAGMRQLLSTGWMHNRVRMICAMFLTKNLLIDWRKGEQWFMQNLIDGDLAANNGGWQWCASTGTDAAPYFRIFNPISQSQKFDENGVYIRRWVPELAHLDAQIIHEPYAKDVSKNLNYPKPIVDLKTSRARAIEAFKSYL; via the coding sequence ATGTCTCATGTCTATCAATTGATTTGGTTTCGTCAAGATTTAAGAATCCATGATCATGCTGCTTTATGGCGTGCGACTCAAACAGGTGCATGTATCGCAATCGTTCTATTATCGCCTGAACAATGGCAACGCCATGACGATGCGCCGATTAAAATTGAATTTTATCTGCGTCAATTACAAGAACTAAAAAAACAACTGGATAGCCTGAATATCCCATTAATCGTTCAAACCATTCCTTTATGGAACGATATTCCCCAATTCTTTATTCGCTTATTAAAACATATTAGTTTTCAAACTATTTATGCGAATATTGAAGTCGGTGTTCATGAACTTCAACGTGATGCAAATGTTCAAAAGCTTTTAAATCAGCATCAAAAAGAACTCGTGCTGTTACATGATCGAACTCTGTTTCCTTTTGCATCTATCCGTAATCAATCGAACCTGCCCTACCAAGTTTTTGGCGCATTTAAAAAAGCATGCTACCAACGTTTACAACATGCTTTACCTCAATGCTATCCGATGCCCAATATTCAACAACCGATTGAATTAGATTTATCTGCTTTAGCTCAAACAGATATTCATCAATTACAAGTCGAATATGCAGAGAAAATAAAACCACCAATGACTGCTCTTTGGAATGTCGGTGAGTCACACGCACATAATTTATTGGATCATTTCATCGATCAAAATCTAACGGACTACAAAATATCTCGTGATCTGCCTTCAATATCAGGCACAAGCCAGCTTTCTACCTATTTAAATATTGGCATACTTTCCATTCGCCAATGTATCCAAGCATTGTTTCGACAACAGCACGGGGATTTTGTTATTCAATCTGAAGGTCAACAAACGTGGCTAGATGAACTGTTATGGCGTGAATTTTATCAACATATTTTGTTTGATTTTCCACAAGTCTCCAAACATTTACCCTTCAAAGCAGCAACCCAAAATATCAATTGGCGCGATGATAGCGATGGTTTTGAAAAATGGAAACGAGGACAAACAGGTATTCCAATTGTTGATGCGGGTATGCGTCAACTTCTTTCCACGGGTTGGATGCACAACCGAGTTCGCATGATTTGCGCCATGTTCCTAACTAAAAATCTATTAATTGATTGGCGCAAAGGTGAACAATGGTTCATGCAAAACCTGATTGATGGCGATCTAGCTGCAAATAATGGTGGTTGGCAATGGTGTGCATCCACAGGAACTGATGCAGCTCCCTATTTCCGAATTTTTAATCCAATTAGCCAATCACAAAAGTTCGATGAAAATGGCGTTTATATTCGACGTTGGGTACCAGAACTCGCGCATTTGGATGCACAAATCATACATGAACCTTATGCAAAAGATGTATCAAAAAATCTCAATTATCCGAAACCAATTGTTGATCTTAAAACTAGCCGAGCACGCGCGATCGAAGCTTTCAAATCATATTTATAG